The segment CGGATGTCACCGCCGGGCAATCCCGAACCGGGTCGTGTTCGAACTGGTCATTGCCGCCCTCGTTCACGGATCGGGTTACGAACGGGTGGCCACCACGCAGTGCTCGGATCGCACGATCCGCCGGCGCCTGCACCGGTGGGCGCAGGCCGGGCTGGGCGAGCAACTCCACGAACTGGCCCTGGACGCCTATGACCGGATGATCGGCCTGGACCTGGCGGACGTCAGCGCCGACGGCGCGATCACCAAGGCGCCGTGCGGCGGCGACCGGGCCGGCCGGTCCCCGGTCGACCGCGGCAAAGGCGGCATGAAACGCTCGACCGGCGTCGACGGCTACGGCATCCCGCTCGGCCTCGTCGGCGCTCCGGCCAACCGGCACGACTCGCCGCTGCTGCGCGACACCTTCGATCAGTGCAGCACCCAGCTACGCCATCACTGGCCCGAGCAGGTCACCGCGCACCTCGACCGCGGCTACGACAGTAAACGCACCCGCGAGCTACTCGACGAGATCGGCTTCGATGCCGAGATCGCCCGCAAGGGCGTGCCCGCCCCGATCCAGATCGGAAAGCGCTGGGTGGTCGAGCGGACGAACTCGTGGATGAACGCGCGAACAGCGGTCGACATTAGGCAATGGATAGCTGACGCGCGCGTCAGCTTCGCCAACGGGCAACTCCAGCTGGCCGCGGGGAACTGGGCTGACGCCTGCTGACCCTGGGACGACATCCGCACATCGGCACGAGCGCGTACCGGCGTCCGCGCTGGTCGCACCGAGCGTGACGGCTGTACGGGAGCGCCGCGCGCGGCCAGCGGCAGAAGCGCGCACCTCACCTCGAGAGTGCAGGCGCTTCCCAGATCAGTTCGTCAAACGTGCCCGGGGTGCTCACCTCGGGCGCCGCAAGCCTTGACCGTCGCGTCAGTTCTCGTACGGCATCCGCGAAGCCCTCAGCCTCTTGGGGCAGCTCAGAGAACTCGCCCCAAGTGGTGTCCACCGTGAGGCTGACCCACCGTAGGTTGTCCGGCGCGAACTCGGTCGCCGACAGGGAGGTACTGGAGATCTCACTCCAAGACAGCTGAAAAATACTGGTGGTGCCCGGACGCATCTCCTTGCCGAACACCGACACCAACGGCTCGGTCACCGTCGTCACAGTTATGCCGCTATTGGTTACCTCAATCCGCTGCACTGGTGGATCGTCCCATGCGCCGCCGTGAGGGGCCTGCTCAGACGTCCGCATCTCTGCGGGAGTATGCGTGGCCAGCGCGAAGCTCACGGAGCGTGTTGTCCCAGCGGGGCGCGAACGATCGGCGGCAAAAGTGTGCGCGTCATCTGGGATGGACCGTCGCCTGAAACTTATGGAATGCCGTCACTCGTGCGGTATGCCACGGCAGGATGGTTCGCATGTCGCAGGAGCCAGTTGATCAGGTGTCCGAGCTGGTTGACGGTTGGCGGACGTTGTCGCGGTGGGAGCAACAGGGGCATCCCGGCTTCCGGCAGTGGAACCCCGGCTGGTCGACCAGCTCAATCGGCTGGCGGAAGCGGCCGTCCACGATCCGGCGCAGGTACGGACGTTGCAGCAGATCGTGGAGCACGATCAGGATCGTTCAGTCCGGGAGCGCGCCCGCCAGGTGGCTCGCCCGTTCGTCCCGCGGCCGGACTCGGAAGCTGACCTGGAACGCTGGCTGAACAACCCCCTCGTCGGGCTGGCCGGCCTCGACCTGAATCCTCAGCCGGGGCTGGCGGTGGTGCCCGATCCCGACGCCGAGGGACTGACCTGGTTCTGCGGTGAGCCAGTTGCCGGTCTCCCCGAATGGCCGCGCCGCGCTGACGGCATCCCACTGGTTCACCTGCTGCAGGTCCGGTTGGGCGATCGGGGCCCACTGTCGAGGCGGCATCCGGCGATGCCGACCGAGGGCATCCTGCAGTTCTTCCACGACCTGGAAGCCATCGGCGACGAGCCGGCCGACGGCGTGAACGGTGGTTGGCTGGTCCACCACACGCTGCACGGCGACACCGCGACGCTTCTGCCCCGGCCGGACGATCTGACTGACGACGAGTTTCGTGACCGATGCCCGGCGCGCGAAGAGGTGACGTGGACGTTTCCCTCTCCGCTCGACCTTGACCTCGACGACCGGGCGTTCGAGTTGTTGGAGGCCGCCCATGAGCGCGTGCTGGAGACGGTGACATCGGCGTGGGGAACCTACGACCTGGAAGAGCCTCCTGACGATGTTCCCTTGCTCTTCGCTCACGGCGCGGAGGAACGACTGATCGCCTATCAGCGCCTCGCCGATGTCCTGTCACTGGCCGACCGCGACGACAACTATGTACTTCTCGCTGACATCCCCGGCGTCGGCCCTCTCGACGGATGGGTCGGCGACATGGGGCACATCGAGTACTGGATCCGCGACAGCGACCTCACCAAGCAGGACTTCGCCCAGGCGTGGGCGCTTCTACGCTAACCACACCACTCGAACCACATCACGCCCATACGGGAGGGCCGCGCCGACCACTCAGCGTGACGGATCCTGCAAGCGGAACGCGCGATCAGCGGCAGATCAGTGTGCTCGTCGGCGCTTCGCTGTCGGCTTGGGGATGATGAGCACATGTCAAGATCGCGGACGACGGCCCTACTCGTCGTTGTAGCAGCTGCCACTATCGCGGGATGCACGAACGACCCGGCCGCCGGACCGAAACCGTCTTTGTCGCCTCACAATGAAGAGCAACCGTCCGAGGCGCCGTCAGCTACTACCAGCAGCGGCACGCCGCTGGCGCGCTTGGAGGTGCCGCCCGCCGTGGCCGGTGAGCTTTCTCGACGAGTGGTCACCCAGAAGGACGGTCACCCGGTTGCCGAGACCACCCTGCGTCGCGACGCACGTGCCGGACAGCAGTACTGGATGCACGCCGCCTGCATATCGGCGACCTCAGGTAAGACACTGTCAGTCGGGGTGCGCAGCGGCAGGTCCGGCGCTTCTGACGAGGCGCATGTCACCGCGGAGATCCCCTGCGACGGAATAGTGACGGTGAACGACTTGGGCACCCTGCCCGCCGAGCAGAGCGTTGTCTTCATGGAAGGCGACCAGTCCGACGTGCCCTGGGGCTACGCGATCATTGCGCCGACGTCATCGCTGCCGGTGGGCAAGTAGGCGTCCGCGGGCCGCGGGATGGCAGCAAGTCGAGCTACGCAGGCGGGTGGTGGCCGACGGCTCTCGAACGCGCACTGCTTCCGGCATGACGGTGTCGAGCAGCTACACGCAGTGTGACGGTGCGCAGGCGCCGGAGAAGCGCTTCGCGGCAGAAGCGGACGCCTGCTGCCTGCGGATCTAGGCTCGGGCGCTGTAGTCGTTCACTCCTGAGGTGCTTGCCCTGCAAGTACGCGCCGGCGTCGCTTCTCGTAGTCGGATGCTGTGATGACGCCCAACCCGTACAGGCCGCGGTCGTTGCAGCTGTGGCCGCTTCCGAAGCTTTGGACCGTGTCCTCCAGCCCAACCCACGTCACTTGCACATGCTGCGGCGCCGGCTCCCAGATGACTCCGGGATGTCCGTACCAGAGACGGTCGCACACAGGTGCCGGATAGCCGACGCCTACGACCAGATCGTCGGTGGTCGTCTCGCCGAGGTACTCGACGAGAAGCCCCTTCGATAACCTGTCGATGCTCAGAACGTCCGGCGAGCTCACCCGGGCAGCCTAAATCAGCGCGCCGCCCACTCGCACGGCAGTTGATCGTCATACCCTGGGGCCGCGGGAGTGCGTACCAGCCTCCGGTGGCGTCGCGCAGAACGACGTGACCGATGCACGGAGCGCCGCGCCCGGCCAGCGGCAGGAGAGTGCGTCGGCTTAGGGTCTACCTGCCGTCAATTTTCGACGAATGTATCGAGACGGGCACGGTCGACAATGATGATTCCGTGCGTAGCCTGCTTGACAGCACCAGCGTGAGTTAATCGCGCCAATGCCCGATTCACAGTGACACGACTGAGGCCGAGAACGCGAGCCAACTGCTCCTGCGATCCGCGCCAGGCGACCGGTTGATCGCGGTTCTGCTCGCTCAACCAGCCAGCAATCTGTGCTACGGCAGGCAAAGTAGCGAACTGGGCGAGTCGCCGCCTAGCGGCCATGGCGTCCCGCGCCAACTGGGCGAGCACGTGCTTGCGCACCGATCGTTCCTCCTCCAGCAGGTCCAGGAAAGCAGCGGGAGGTAGTAGGCGTACGAAAATATTGGTCAGCGCCATCAAGCCGGTTGCGGGTGGATGCCCGCCGAGTGCCGCGGCCTTGTCCACGATCACCGGACCAGTCCACTGCTCGGGCCACACCTCGACACCGGCGGGCCGGCTGTGTGTTGCCACGACCGTCCCCGACATAAGGAACATCACCGAACTCGGCGCCTCACCGGCTGGCCGCAGCACGGCACCCGCGGCAAAGTGTGCCGTCCGTGTCCGACCTGCCAGCTTCTCCAACGCGGTAGGCGTGAGCGTATGCAGGGCCGGGATAGAAGCCAAAGAGGTCATGTATCAACTGATACAGCGCCACGCGTCGGAAGCAACCTAGCCTGCAAGCATGTGGATCATCGAGCTTCGTTTCCTCCCTACTCCTGAGCGATTGGCTGCGCGGCCGGCGCACCGCAGCCATCTGACTGCCCTGCACCATGAGAACGTCGTCCGCATGGCGGGTCCTCTGGCGGGTGATGCCGGAGCCGTGATTGTCGTGGAGGCGCCCGACCGGAAGGCCGTTGACTCACTCATCGCCGCCGACCCCTATTTCGCCACCGCCGGTGTCGATGTCGTTCAGATTCGAGAATGGGAACCATTCCTTCAATAGCGGTGACGCACTCATCTCGGCAGAAGTGCGCACCTGACCATGGCCATCCATGGGCCCGCTCGTTCGCCGAGCCGGCACCGCTCCCGGCCCACCGGCGATCGACCAGACAGCCTTCGCCGCCTTCATCGCGTCCGGCCACTACGACCGCCACCTGCACCGCACCCGCCAGCGCTACCGGGCCCGCCGCGACCTGCTCACCGCGGCCCTGGCCCGGCACCTGCCGGCCGCCACCACCCACGGCATATCCGCCGGCCTGCACATCGTCTGCTCCTGGCCCGGCCTCGACGAGAAGGCCGCGACCGCAGCGGCCCGAGCCGCGTCGTCGACGTCATGACCTTGGCCGACTACCGCATCGAGCCGGGCCCGCCGCGCCGCTCGCCGTAGCCACGCTGGCCGCGGCCGTCACACCGATCACGGCCCCGTGATGATCCGGCCGGCCCGGAAGGCTCATGTCGACTCGGCGGCGCGCTTCCGTTGCGCCTCGGCCTCGGCGCGTTCCTGTGCGGTCAGCCGGTAGCCCAGATGCCCGTGCTCCACGGCGGAGAGGATGTCAAGGGGTGACGATGGCGAACCGCGGATCGGGCTCGTCGGTGAGGCCTGCGATCATGGTGAACACCTTCGGGTCACCGTCGAACCGGACGCCGCTGCTGCCGGCGCCGCCGAGCATGCCCAGCAGCTGCGGCTTTGTCAGCGTGATCACGAGGTCGGCGTCGCTGAGCCGGCTGGTCGGATGATGGCTGAGCACGCCGTTGGACAGCTCCATGCGGTAGATGTCGCCGGTGTCGCTGAAATGCCACCGGATCGAGGCCGTGGTGTCCCAGGCGCGTTTACCGTCGAGGCGGATGGCGAGGCTGTCGAACAGCTGCGTCACCGTGAGAGCGCCCGCCATGCCCGCTGAACTGACCCCCATCGGCGCCACTGGACCGTGCAACTCCTGGGCCCCGGTGAGGAAGTTGTTACGCCAGGTCGCGCACTCCGATCCATGGCCGAGGCGGGTGAACACCTCGCTGAGCAGCGCCCTGGCGTCAGCATGGTTCGCATCCGCGAACACAGCGTGGCCAGCGAGTTCGGCGGCGAACCTCAGGTCTCCTGCGTCGGCGAACTCCCGGGCCCGGGTCACGGTGGCGTCGACACCGCCGATGACCTGGACGTAGCGGGCCGCGGCGGCTTCCGGCGGATGCTGCCACAGGTGGGCCGGGTTGCCGTCGTACCAGCCGAGGTATCGCTGGTAGATCGCCTTGACGTTGTGGCTGACCGAGCCGTAGTAGCCGTGCGTGTGCCAGGCGGCGTCCAGCCCGGGCGGCATCTCGATCATCTCGGCGATCTCGGTGCCGATGTAGCCCTGGTTCATCAACCGCAGTGTCTGGTCGTGCAGGAACGCGTACAGGTCACGCTGTTCCCTCATCAAGGTGACGATGTTGTCCGGGCCCCAGGTCGGCCAGTGGTGCGAGGCGAACGCCACGTCGCTGTCCTCGCTGAACAACTCGATCGCCTCGTTGATGTAACGCGACCAGCCGCGCGCATCGCGGACCTCGGCGCCGCGCAAGGTGAGCAGGTTGTGCAAGTTGTGGGTGACGTTCTCGGAAAGGCACAATGCGCGCTGTCGCGGGAAATGGAAGTTCATCTCGGAAGGCGCCTCGGTGCCGGGCGTCATCTGGAAGATGATCCGGACGCCGTCGAGCGTCTCCTCCTGACCGGTGTGGGTAATGTCCAGGGTGGGTGCGAGCAGGCCGGCCGTACCCATCGATGTACCCGAGCCGAGCCCGACGCCGAGCGTTCCCGTCGCGCTCACCGGCAGGGCCATGCCGGTGTGGTACATGCCGCGGCGCAGCATCGCCGTCCCGGCGTACACGTTCTCCGACACCGCATGGTCCAGGAACCCGGCCGGAGCGATGATCGGCACGTCGGTGTCCGCGTCGACGACGCCGAGGACACCGCCGAAATGGTCGATGTGTGAGTGGGTGTAGATCACCGCGCGGACCGGCCGGTCACCGCGATGCGCCCGGTAGAGCGCCAACCCGGCCGCCGACACCTCTGCCGATACCGCAGGGTCGATCACGATCACGCCGGTGTCGCCCTCGACGAGGGTCATGTTCGACAGTTCGATGCCGCGCAGCTGGTAGATGCCTTCGGTCACCTCGAACAGGCCCTGGATCGCGGTCAACTGGCTCTGGCGCCACAGGCTCGGGTTCACCGTCGGCGGGCAGTCTCCCGCGGTCGCCGCGGTATAGGCGTCGGCGTCGTAGACCACCCGACCGTCCGACGCTTTGATGACGCCCGGCTCGAGGCGTGCCACCAACCCACGATTCGCGTTGTCGAAATCCGTACGGTCATCCAGGTTCGGAGACACGGTCGCAACTCCCTCGGTTAGCCGAACGTCTCTGCTCCGACGCTGCCATCCGAACCTGGCGCCCAACTCACCCGACGGGGATGAGATCGC is part of the Actinoplanes sp. NBC_00393 genome and harbors:
- a CDS encoding DUF1963 domain-containing protein, with amino-acid sequence MEPRLVDQLNRLAEAAVHDPAQVRTLQQIVEHDQDRSVRERARQVARPFVPRPDSEADLERWLNNPLVGLAGLDLNPQPGLAVVPDPDAEGLTWFCGEPVAGLPEWPRRADGIPLVHLLQVRLGDRGPLSRRHPAMPTEGILQFFHDLEAIGDEPADGVNGGWLVHHTLHGDTATLLPRPDDLTDDEFRDRCPAREEVTWTFPSPLDLDLDDRAFELLEAAHERVLETVTSAWGTYDLEEPPDDVPLLFAHGAEERLIAYQRLADVLSLADRDDNYVLLADIPGVGPLDGWVGDMGHIEYWIRDSDLTKQDFAQAWALLR
- a CDS encoding YciI family protein; amino-acid sequence: MWIIELRFLPTPERLAARPAHRSHLTALHHENVVRMAGPLAGDAGAVIVVEAPDRKAVDSLIAADPYFATAGVDVVQIREWEPFLQ
- a CDS encoding alkyl/aryl-sulfatase; this encodes MARLEPGVIKASDGRVVYDADAYTAATAGDCPPTVNPSLWRQSQLTAIQGLFEVTEGIYQLRGIELSNMTLVEGDTGVIVIDPAVSAEVSAAGLALYRAHRGDRPVRAVIYTHSHIDHFGGVLGVVDADTDVPIIAPAGFLDHAVSENVYAGTAMLRRGMYHTGMALPVSATGTLGVGLGSGTSMGTAGLLAPTLDITHTGQEETLDGVRIIFQMTPGTEAPSEMNFHFPRQRALCLSENVTHNLHNLLTLRGAEVRDARGWSRYINEAIELFSEDSDVAFASHHWPTWGPDNIVTLMREQRDLYAFLHDQTLRLMNQGYIGTEIAEMIEMPPGLDAAWHTHGYYGSVSHNVKAIYQRYLGWYDGNPAHLWQHPPEAAAARYVQVIGGVDATVTRAREFADAGDLRFAAELAGHAVFADANHADARALLSEVFTRLGHGSECATWRNNFLTGAQELHGPVAPMGVSSAGMAGALTVTQLFDSLAIRLDGKRAWDTTASIRWHFSDTGDIYRMELSNGVLSHHPTSRLSDADLVITLTKPQLLGMLGGAGSSGVRFDGDPKVFTMIAGLTDEPDPRFAIVTP
- a CDS encoding Crp/Fnr family transcriptional regulator, translating into MTSLASIPALHTLTPTALEKLAGRTRTAHFAAGAVLRPAGEAPSSVMFLMSGTVVATHSRPAGVEVWPEQWTGPVIVDKAAALGGHPPATGLMALTNIFVRLLPPAAFLDLLEEERSVRKHVLAQLARDAMAARRRLAQFATLPAVAQIAGWLSEQNRDQPVAWRGSQEQLARVLGLSRVTVNRALARLTHAGAVKQATHGIIIVDRARLDTFVEN